CGTGACGACCGTCTATCCCGGCGCCTCCGCCGATCTGATGCAGGGCTTCATCACCACGCCCTTGGAGCAGGCGGTCGCATCAGCCGAGGGCGTCGACTACATCACCTCGTCCTCGGTGCAGGGCACCAGCACGATCCAGGTGTTCATCAAGCTCAATTTCGATCCGAACCAGGCGCTCACCGAGGTGCTCGCCAAGGTGAACTCGGTCCGCTACCTCATTCCGAAGGAATCCAACGATCCCATCGTCACCAAGACGACGGGACAGACGACCTCGGTGATGTATCTCGGCTTCTCCAGCGAGGAGCTGTCGGGCTCGGCGATATCAGACTATCTGACGCGCGTGGTGCAGCCGGTGCTGTCGACGGTCGACGGCGTCGCCGCGGCGAACATTCTCGGCGGCCAGACCTTTGCGATGCGGATCTGGCTGAACCCCGAGAAGATGGCCGGCCGCAACGTGTCGCCGACCGACGTCGCGGCAGCGATCGCGGCCAACAACTTCCAGTCCGCGGCCGGACAGGCGAAGGGCTATTTCATCGTCTCCAACGTCACGACCAACACCGGCCTCACCGACGTCAACCAGTTCAAGCGGATGATCGTCAAGGCCAAGGACGGCGGCTTCGTGCGGATGGAGGACATCGCCACCGTCGAGCTGGCGGCGCAGAGCACCGATGCCAGCGTCGCCTTCAACGGCGAGCGCGCCATCTTCATCGGCGTCGACGCGACGCCGCAGGGCAACCCGCTCAACATCGTCAAGGGCGTGCGCGCGCTGTTCCCGGACCTCGAGCGCAATTTGCCGCCGTCGATGAAGATGAAGGTGGCCTACGATTCCACCAAGTTCATCCAGTCGTCGATCGACGAGGTCGAGCACACGCTCGGCGAGGCCGTGCTGATCGTCATCGTGGTCATCTTCCTGTTCCTGGCGTCGCTGCGTTCGGTCATCATTCCCGTCGTGACGATCCCGCTGTCCCTGATCGGCGTCTGCACGATGATGCTGGCGCTCGGCTTCAGCATCAACCTGCTGACCCTGCTGGCGATGGTGCTGGCGATCGGCCTCGTCGTCGACGACGCCATCGTGGTGGTGGAGAACATCCATCGCCATCTGGAGGAGGGCAAGGCGCCGGTGCAGGCCGCATTGCAGGGCGCCCGCGAGATCGTCGGCCCCGTCGTCTCGATGACGATCACGCTGGCTGCGGTGTATGCCCCGATCGGCTTCCTCGGCGGTCTCACCGGCTCGCTGTTCCGCGAATTCGCGTTCACGCTCGCCGGCTCGGTCATCGTCTCCGGCGTCATCGCGCTGACCCTGTCGCCGATGATGTGCTCGGTGCTGCTGCGCAGCGCCGAGGAGGGCCGCTTCGCGCGGCTCGTCAACCGCGTGTTCGGCGCGATGACGCGCTGGTACGGCCGCCAGCTCGACCGCTCGCTCGACTACCGGCCGGTGACGGCGCTGTTCGCGCTGACGATCCTCGGCCTCGTCGGCTTCCTCTACATGCACACCTCGAAGGAGCTGGCGCCGGAGGAGGATCAGGGCATCGTGTTCTCGATCACCAAGGCACCGAAATACGCCAACATCGACTACATCAACTTCTACACCGACAAGGTCGACAAGGCGTTCCAGAAGTTCCCCGAGACCGACCTTCGCTTCGTTCTGAACGGCATCCTCGGCCCGCAGGGCGGCTTTGCCGGCATGCTGCTCAAGCCCTGGGACGAGCGCACGCGCTCCTCGATCAAGCTGAAGCCGCTGGTGCAGGCGGAGCTGTCCAAGATCGAGGGCATCAACGCCTTCGCCTTCAACCTGCCGGCGCTGCCGGGCGGCCCCGGCGGCCTGCCGGTGCAGATGGTGATCAGCTCGACCAGCGGCTTCCAGGCGGTCTATGAGCAGATGGCCAAGCTGAAGGACGCCGCCCGCAAGAGCGGCATGTTCATCGTCTCCGACAGCGACCTCGAGTTCAATCAGCCGGTGGTCAAGGTCTGGATCAATCGCAGCAAGGCGAGCGATCTCGGCATCACCATGCAGTCGATCGGCAACACGCTGGCCGTACTGCTCGGCGGCAACTACATCAACCGCTTCAACCTCGAGGGCCGCTCCTATCAGGTGATTCCGCAGGTGCCGCGTGACAAGCGGATCTCGCCGGAATCGCTGTCCGGCTACTATGTCGCGACCTCGGCCGGCCAGCAGGTGCCGCTGTCGACCGTCGTCAATATCGAGACCGCGACCGACCCGAACTCGCTGACGCATTTCAACCAGCTCAACTCGGCGACCTTCTCCGCCGTGCCGATGCCGGGCGTCACCGTCGGGCAGGCGGTCGACTTCCTGGAGAAGCAGGCCAAGAACCTGCCGTCCGGCTTCAGCCACGACTATCTCGCCGACGCCCGTCAATACGTCCAGGAGGGCAATCAGCTCGCCATCACCTTCGGCTTCGCGCTGATCATCATCTTCCTGGTGCTGGCGGCGCAGTTCGAGAGCCTGCGCGATCCGCTGGTGATCATGATCAGCGTGCCCATGGCGATCGTCGGCGCGCTGATCCCGCTGTTCTTCGGGCTGGCGACCATGAACATCTACACCCAGGTCGGCCTGCTGACGCTGGTCGGCCTGATCACCAAGCACGGCATCCTGATGGTGGAGTTCGCCAACGAGCTGCAGCTCAACGAGGGGATGGACCGCCGCGCCGCCATCGAGACGTCCGCGCGCATCCGCCTGCGGCCGATCCTGATGACCACGGCGGCGATGGTCACCGGCCTGATCCCGCTGTTGACCGCGACCGGCGCCGGCGCCGCCAGCCGCTTCTCGATCGGCCTCGTCGTCGTCGCCGGCATGTCGATCGGCACCTTGTTCACACTGTTCGTGCTGCCGGCCGTCTACACCGTCATCGCCACCAACCACCAGGCCGCCGCCAAGTCGCTGCGCGCCCGGCAGATCGCCCAGTTCGACGCCGAGACCGACCACGCGCTGAAGGCGACGTGAGCGGGCAGTTTCTTTGGGTTGCTGAAGATCAACGGCGGCTGCTCCTGGCAGTCGCCGTTTTTGTCGGGCCGTCTCTTACTCCCTTTACTGGCGTCACGGCCGGCGGCGCCCGCCGCGGCGCTCAGCACAGCGGCCTCCTAAAGAACAGATGGTCGAGCAGGATCAGCAGAGCGGCGATGCCGATGATGATGAGAAACGCGAAGGCGTAGTGCAATGACCGATGGAAGTGCGCGCGATAGGCGCGGGAATATTCGTCGGCAGTCACACGGCGGAGCGTGAACCAGCCGCGCCATTCCGGTGCATGGCTCGCCATCAAGACCCGCTCGCGAAACGCCAGCGCCCAGATCACGACGCCAGCCCCCATGTCGACGATCGTCAACAATCGCAGGAGATCCTCAGCCATTCGAGCTAGCATGGAGAGACCTCGCTCACTCTTCCTGCTGCGGATCGAGCGCGTCGCGCAGGCCGTCGCCGAGGAGGTTGAGCGACAGCACGACGAGGAAGATCGCAAGGCCGGGCCAGATCGCCATCCACGGCGCGTTGGTGAGGAAGCGCTGGGCGGCGTTGAGCATGCTGCCCCAGGACGGGGCGGGCGGCTGCTGGCCCAGGCCTAGGAATGACAGCGCTGCCTCGGCGATGATGGCGGCGGCGACCGACAGCGTCGCCTGCACCAATAGCGCCGGCATGATGTTCGGCAGGATGTGCCTGACCGCGATCTGCAGGTCGGTATCGCCGACGCTGCGGGCGGCCTCGACATATTCCTCGACCTTGACGCTCATCACCTCGCCGCGGGTCAGCCGGACGAAGATCGGCGTCGCCGAGATGCCGATCGCGATCATGGCATTGCCGAGGCTCGGCCCCAGGAATGCCGCCAGCGCGATCGCCAGGATCAGGAACGGGCAGGCCAGCATCGCGTCGGTGATGCGGCTGATCAGAGCATCGAGGAAGCCGCCGCGGTAGCCTGCGATTATGCCGATCGGGACGCCGATCGCCAGCGCGATGGCGACCGAGATCGCTCCGGCCAGCAGCGAGGCCCGCGCGCCGTAGATCACACGGGCCAGCACGTCGCGGCCGAGATCGTCGGTGCCGAACCAATGCGCCGCCGATGGCGCCTTGCGCACCAGCGCCCAGCTCGTCTTGATGGGATCGTAGGGCGCCACCACCGGCGCGAGCACGGCGAGCAGGATGAAGGCCGTGATCAGGCAGAGCCCGACCATGGCGCCTTTGCGCTTCACCAGTCGGCGCAAGGTGCGCTGCATCGGCCGCTCGAGCGGAGCGAGGGCGCGGGCTCCGTGGGGAGCTGACAGCGTCGTCTCGGCCATCTCAGCTCCTCAGCCGCGGATTGACGAGGACATAGGCGAGATCGGCGATCAGGTTCAGCATGATGTAGACGGTGGCGGTGACCAGCACGACGCCCTGCACGACGGCGTAGTCGCGATTGAACACGGCATCGACGATCAGCTTGCCGAAGCCGGGGATCGAGAAGATCTGCTCGGTCAGCACGGCGCCGGACAACAGCGTCCCGAGCTCGAGCGCGCCCAGCGTGATCACCGGCGTCAGGGCATTGCGCAGCGCGTGGCGCAGGATGACCTGGCGTTCGGAGATGCCCTTGGCGCGCGCGGTGCGAATGTAGTCGCTGCTCAGGACCTGCAGCATCGCGCTGCGGGTGTGGCGCATCAGGATCGCGGCGATGGCATTGCCGAGCACGAAGGCCGGCATGATGGTGGCGGCGAGACTGGCCCGCCAGTCCTCGGCGGGCGAGACGTAACCGGAGGCGGGCAGCCAGCCGAGCTGGATCGAGAACAGGAAGATCAGCATGATGCCGAGCCAGAAGTTCGGCGTCGAGATGCCCCACAGCGCAAACAGGTTGGCGGCATAGTCCCAGGCGGTTCCGCGCTTCACGGCGGAAACGATGCCGGCGGGAATGCCGATCAGGAACGCGATCACGATCGCCATCGAGGCGAGCTGCAGGGTTACGGGGAGCTTCTGCAGGATGAGATCGCGCACCGGCATCTTGATGCGCAGCGACTCGCCGAAATCGCCCGAGAGCACGCCCTTGATCCAGTAGCCGTACTGAACCGGAAGCGGCTGGTCGAGGCGATACTGCTTGCGGATCTGCTCGATCACCGCGGGATCGCGCTCCTCGCCGGCCATCACCAGCGCGGGGTCGCCGGGCAGGAGCTGTTGCAGCGAGAAGATGAGGATGGAGACAAAGATCAGCGTCGGGATGATCTGGGCGATGCGGCGGGCGAGGAACGTCAGCATGATCAGCTCTTCCTGCGGCGCTGAGGATGTCGGCCGTCAGATGCAGGTCGCGCCTCCTGCGTTCCCTCCCCCCTTGTGGGGGAGGGACAGGGAGGGGGGTGCCCCAAGCGACAACGGCGTGCGTGGCACCCCCCTCCCCAGTCCTCCCCCACAAGGGGGGAGGGAGCAGAGCAGGCGCGGGGCGCTAGTTGCGCTTCCCAACGAGCGGGCGCCACCTGTTCTCTCACTTCAGCTTCAGCCCGACCACGCGCAGCAGGCCGTCCGGCATCGGCTTGAAGCCCTCGAGCTTCGTGGTCTGCGCGAACAGGAATTTGCGGTGATAGAGGTAGAGGATCGGCTCGTCGGCCTGCTGCTCCTTGACCAGCGTCTCGTAGATCGCCTTGCGCTTGGCCTGGTCGGTGACGAGGCGCGCGTCCTCCAGCGCCTTGTCGGCGGCGGCGTTGCTCCAGGCGCTGTAGTTGAGCGCCGCACCCGAATGGAGATGGTTGTAGGTGTTGCCGTCGGGATCGCTGCGGCCGCTCCACTCCAGCATGAAGGCCTGGTATTCGCCGGCCTCGGCCTGCTTCAGCGACGTCGCGAATTCGGTGATGCGGATCTTCAGATCGAAGCCGGCCTCGGCGGCCATCGCCTGCAGCACCTGCGCAGCCGCTTCGCTCTCGCTTTCTTTCGGCACCATGAAATCGACGGCGACCGGCGGCGTCACACCGGCTTCCTTCAGCAGGGCCTTGGCCTTCTCGACGTCGCGGCCGCGCACCGGGAAGGCGGCCTGGTAGTAAGGATTTTCAGGATTGACGAACTGATTGCCGGGCTTGAACTCGCCGTTGAAGACGACTTGGTTCAGCGCTTCGCGGTCGATCGACAGATCGAGCGCTTGGCGCACCTTGGCGGACTGGCTCAGCGGGCCCTTGGTTTTGTCCTTGCCGATGTTGAGCGTCAGGCCGCGATAGCCGAGGCTGGTCGCGGTCGACAGCTTCAGGCGCTTGTCGCTCGTGACATCCTTGATGTCGGTGGCGAGCAGGCGCTCGATCATGTCGAGGCCGCCGGATTTCAGGTTCGCCAGCCGCACCGTGGCGTCGACGATCGGCTGGTAGACGATCCTGCCGATGAAGACGTTGTCCTTGTTCCAGTAGTCGGCGAACTTCTCGAACACGATGCGGTCCTGCTGGACGCGCTCGACGAACTTGTACGGACCGGCGCAGACCGGATGCAGGCCGAACTTGTCGCCGGCCTCTTTCGCGGCCTTCGGCGACACCATCATGCCGGCGCGGTCGGTGAGCTGGGCGATCAGCGGCGAGAACGGCGCTTTCAGGACGAGCTTGATCGTCAGGGGATCGACGACGTCGACATGATCGAGCGACGCCAGCTCGGGCTTGCGGAACGAGCCGGGGAAGGTGAGGTGGCGGTCGAGCGAGAATTTGGCGGCCTCGGCGTCGAACGGCTCGCCGTCATGAAACTTGACACCGGGCCGGAGCTTGATGGTGACCTCCTTGCCGTCGGCGGAGGTCTGCTGCGACAGCGCGAGCTGCGGCACGATGTTGAGCTTGTCGTCGATGTCGAACAGCTTGTCGCAGGTCGCGGCGAAGACGATGCGGCCGACATAGGTGCGGGCCATGGTCGGATCGAGAACATCGGGGTCCTCGGCAAGGCCGATGCGCAAGGTGGTCTGCGCCTGTGCGGCAGGCCCCCAAGAGACCACGGCAACGGCCGCGACCGCGGCCAAGCACCAGTTCCTCATCATCCGATTTCCCTCACGAAGATGCAGCCTGCGTTGTTGCGCTATCAATACCAACCCCGGTCACGCGCCGTCCTTCCGGCTCGGTCATGTCTGGTTCGCGAGCGCGGCGGCGATGCCGGCATCAATCGTGGCGCGATCCGTAATCCCAGCCGGATTGTCGCGCGTCGGCATGAACTGCCGGAACACCGCCCAATGCTTGCGGCTGACGCCCTCCAGGCGTGCGAGCTCGGCGAGCGGATCGGCGTGATCGTCGACACGCAGATCGAGCTCGGACCACTCCTCCTTGCCGTGGACCAGGAGGGCGGCCGACTGTTTGCCGCGCTTGTCACCGCCGGCCGCCTCACCGGCCTTCATGGCCGCGATCAGACGCTCCGCGAAGGGCAGGGCGTGGCTGGCGATAAACGCGTTCGCGGTTTCGTTCAGCACCTGCGGGCCGGCCAGCATGTTGCCGGCAATCGAAAAGCCACGGCCTTCGAGATGGCCGCACCAGCCGATGCAGTCGCGGCCGGTGTGGGCGGCAATCTGGCCGTTGTGATCGAGGATGTGGAGCTGGCGGCTCTCGCGGCCGGGATCGGCAGATGTCAGCAGTTGCACGATCTCGCGCGGATGCCGGCCGTCGCGCAGCAGCGTGACGCCGTCGATGCCGTAATAGGGATTGACCAGCGCCTGTGTGGCGATGCCGCCGTGGCCGGCGACGATGAAGGGCACGCGCGCGCCGACGGCGAAGAAGCGGGTGGCGACGGCGATGCCGATCCGGCCGGTGAGATCGTCCTTGGCAATGATCGACCAGGTCATCGGCGTCTCGCTGTCATCGTCCGGCCGCGTAGCCCTGCATGCCCCGTGGATTGGCCGCGGCGCGGCGGCGGCGGCCGACGCGTGATGCGGCCGTGAGCCGGCCTTCCGACCAGTCCGGACCGACCTCGACGACATGGCCGCGACGGCGCAACTCCTCGACGGTCGCCTTGGGCACGCGGCCCTCGACCACCAGCACGCCGGGGCGCGCGGTGCGCGGCCAGAACGAGATCGGGAAATGCTCGGAGTGCCACGCCGGCGCGTCGATCGACTCTTGCAGGTTCATGCCGGCATGGACGTGGCGCAGGAAGAACTGCGTGTTCCACTGGTCCTGCTGGTCGCCGCCGGGCGAACCCCAGGCCACATAAGGCTCGCCGTCGCGCAGCGCCATGGTCGGCGATAGCGTCGTGCGCGGCCGCTTGCCCGGCACCAGCGCGGCCGGATGATCCTCCTCGAGCCAGAACATCTGCGCGCGCGTCCCCAGGCAGAAGCCGAGCTCGGGGATGACCGGCGATGATTGCAGCCAGCCGCCGGAGGGCGTCGCCGAGATCATGTTGCCTCGGGAATCGATGATGTCGAAATGCACGGTGTCGCCGCGCACCTCGCCGAAGCGGCCGACGGTCGGCTCGCCCGAGCCCATTGCGCCGACGGCCTCGCGGCGGCCTTGGGCCTCGCGCAGCTTCACCTTGGCGCCGTAGCCGTCGAGCGTGCCGGGACGCAGCTCGAGCGAGGCCTTTTCGGTGATCAGCTTGCGGCGCTCGTCGTTGTAGGCATCCGACAGCAGCGTCTCGATCGGGATGTCGGCGAAAGCAGGATCGCCGTAGAAGGCCTCGCGATCGGCGAAGGCGAGCTTCGCGGCTTCGATCTGCCAATGAATGAAATCGGGGCCGGTCGGATCGAGGCCGTCGAGCACAAAGCCCTTGAGCAGCGCGAGCTGCTGGAGCAGCACCGGGCCTTGGCTCCAGACGCCGGCCTTGCACACGGTGTAGCGGCCGTACTGATAGGTCAGCGGTGCCTCGATGGTCGGCTGCCAGCGCGCCATGTCGTCGGCTGTCAGCACGCCCTTGTGGCGCGAACCCGAGACGTCCATCACTTCCTGCGTCCGGCAGAAACGGTCGATGGCCTCGGCGACGAAGCCCTGCGACCAGGCCTTGCGCGCGCGCTCGATCTGCGCGTCGCGATCAGCACCCGCGCTTTCGCCTTCACTGAGGATGCGTGCGTAGGTTTCCGCGAGCTGTGGATTGGTGAACAGCGTGCCCGGCCTCGGCACCTCGCCATTGGGCAGATAGAGCGCGGCCGAGGTCGGCCAATGC
This region of Bradyrhizobium sp. SZCCHNS1050 genomic DNA includes:
- a CDS encoding DUF1028 domain-containing protein — its product is MTWSIIAKDDLTGRIGIAVATRFFAVGARVPFIVAGHGGIATQALVNPYYGIDGVTLLRDGRHPREIVQLLTSADPGRESRQLHILDHNGQIAAHTGRDCIGWCGHLEGRGFSIAGNMLAGPQVLNETANAFIASHALPFAERLIAAMKAGEAAGGDKRGKQSAALLVHGKEEWSELDLRVDDHADPLAELARLEGVSRKHWAVFRQFMPTRDNPAGITDRATIDAGIAAALANQT
- a CDS encoding ABC transporter permease, which gives rise to MLTFLARRIAQIIPTLIFVSILIFSLQQLLPGDPALVMAGEERDPAVIEQIRKQYRLDQPLPVQYGYWIKGVLSGDFGESLRIKMPVRDLILQKLPVTLQLASMAIVIAFLIGIPAGIVSAVKRGTAWDYAANLFALWGISTPNFWLGIMLIFLFSIQLGWLPASGYVSPAEDWRASLAATIMPAFVLGNAIAAILMRHTRSAMLQVLSSDYIRTARAKGISERQVILRHALRNALTPVITLGALELGTLLSGAVLTEQIFSIPGFGKLIVDAVFNRDYAVVQGVVLVTATVYIMLNLIADLAYVLVNPRLRS
- a CDS encoding ABC transporter substrate-binding protein; this encodes MRNWCLAAVAAVAVVSWGPAAQAQTTLRIGLAEDPDVLDPTMARTYVGRIVFAATCDKLFDIDDKLNIVPQLALSQQTSADGKEVTIKLRPGVKFHDGEPFDAEAAKFSLDRHLTFPGSFRKPELASLDHVDVVDPLTIKLVLKAPFSPLIAQLTDRAGMMVSPKAAKEAGDKFGLHPVCAGPYKFVERVQQDRIVFEKFADYWNKDNVFIGRIVYQPIVDATVRLANLKSGGLDMIERLLATDIKDVTSDKRLKLSTATSLGYRGLTLNIGKDKTKGPLSQSAKVRQALDLSIDREALNQVVFNGEFKPGNQFVNPENPYYQAAFPVRGRDVEKAKALLKEAGVTPPVAVDFMVPKESESEAAAQVLQAMAAEAGFDLKIRITEFATSLKQAEAGEYQAFMLEWSGRSDPDGNTYNHLHSGAALNYSAWSNAAADKALEDARLVTDQAKRKAIYETLVKEQQADEPILYLYHRKFLFAQTTKLEGFKPMPDGLLRVVGLKLK
- a CDS encoding gamma-glutamyltransferase family protein is translated as MSFINPDPFTTRPEIDGTFGVVTSTHWLATAVGMAMLERGGNAFDAGVAAAFTLQVVEPHLNGPGGDVPIILHDVRRGRTEVICGQGPAPSGATIAHYKNEGLDMVPGTGLLAACVPGTFESWMLLLRDYGTMRLRDVLEPAISYARDGYPLVERISATIQTVEQLFKTHWPTSAALYLPNGEVPRPGTLFTNPQLAETYARILSEGESAGADRDAQIERARKAWSQGFVAEAIDRFCRTQEVMDVSGSRHKGVLTADDMARWQPTIEAPLTYQYGRYTVCKAGVWSQGPVLLQQLALLKGFVLDGLDPTGPDFIHWQIEAAKLAFADREAFYGDPAFADIPIETLLSDAYNDERRKLITEKASLELRPGTLDGYGAKVKLREAQGRREAVGAMGSGEPTVGRFGEVRGDTVHFDIIDSRGNMISATPSGGWLQSSPVIPELGFCLGTRAQMFWLEEDHPAALVPGKRPRTTLSPTMALRDGEPYVAWGSPGGDQQDQWNTQFFLRHVHAGMNLQESIDAPAWHSEHFPISFWPRTARPGVLVVEGRVPKATVEELRRRGHVVEVGPDWSEGRLTAASRVGRRRRAAANPRGMQGYAAGR
- a CDS encoding MexW/MexI family multidrug efflux RND transporter permease subunit, whose protein sequence is MRFTDIFIKRPVLSVVVSLLILLLGLRAAFVLPIRQYPKLSNTVVNVTTVYPGASADLMQGFITTPLEQAVASAEGVDYITSSSVQGTSTIQVFIKLNFDPNQALTEVLAKVNSVRYLIPKESNDPIVTKTTGQTTSVMYLGFSSEELSGSAISDYLTRVVQPVLSTVDGVAAANILGGQTFAMRIWLNPEKMAGRNVSPTDVAAAIAANNFQSAAGQAKGYFIVSNVTTNTGLTDVNQFKRMIVKAKDGGFVRMEDIATVELAAQSTDASVAFNGERAIFIGVDATPQGNPLNIVKGVRALFPDLERNLPPSMKMKVAYDSTKFIQSSIDEVEHTLGEAVLIVIVVIFLFLASLRSVIIPVVTIPLSLIGVCTMMLALGFSINLLTLLAMVLAIGLVVDDAIVVVENIHRHLEEGKAPVQAALQGAREIVGPVVSMTITLAAVYAPIGFLGGLTGSLFREFAFTLAGSVIVSGVIALTLSPMMCSVLLRSAEEGRFARLVNRVFGAMTRWYGRQLDRSLDYRPVTALFALTILGLVGFLYMHTSKELAPEEDQGIVFSITKAPKYANIDYINFYTDKVDKAFQKFPETDLRFVLNGILGPQGGFAGMLLKPWDERTRSSIKLKPLVQAELSKIEGINAFAFNLPALPGGPGGLPVQMVISSTSGFQAVYEQMAKLKDAARKSGMFIVSDSDLEFNQPVVKVWINRSKASDLGITMQSIGNTLAVLLGGNYINRFNLEGRSYQVIPQVPRDKRISPESLSGYYVATSAGQQVPLSTVVNIETATDPNSLTHFNQLNSATFSAVPMPGVTVGQAVDFLEKQAKNLPSGFSHDYLADARQYVQEGNQLAITFGFALIIIFLVLAAQFESLRDPLVIMISVPMAIVGALIPLFFGLATMNIYTQVGLLTLVGLITKHGILMVEFANELQLNEGMDRRAAIETSARIRLRPILMTTAAMVTGLIPLLTATGAGAASRFSIGLVVVAGMSIGTLFTLFVLPAVYTVIATNHQAAAKSLRARQIAQFDAETDHALKAT
- a CDS encoding ABC transporter permease, with the translated sequence MQRTLRRLVKRKGAMVGLCLITAFILLAVLAPVVAPYDPIKTSWALVRKAPSAAHWFGTDDLGRDVLARVIYGARASLLAGAISVAIALAIGVPIGIIAGYRGGFLDALISRITDAMLACPFLILAIALAAFLGPSLGNAMIAIGISATPIFVRLTRGEVMSVKVEEYVEAARSVGDTDLQIAVRHILPNIMPALLVQATLSVAAAIIAEAALSFLGLGQQPPAPSWGSMLNAAQRFLTNAPWMAIWPGLAIFLVVLSLNLLGDGLRDALDPQQEE